The Penaeus vannamei isolate JL-2024 chromosome 16, ASM4276789v1, whole genome shotgun sequence genome includes a window with the following:
- the LOC113804275 gene encoding carbohydrate sulfotransferase 12, translating to MVAIRTVFFKFLLVSFVLVGSYLLVFASPRVISHLTPFTEKMSSSRWNLISGSESGSRENVLNDYYRNDIQYKTPSESQSTTNMSSDALFDQASSENEVEATSLFTENTIRQDSEAETREVESPEERDREAESEEEKNQEVESLEERNQEAWGEEEWDQDEDEEQDNQEAESPEERGKVAQGKEKWDQEQDADVRENQEQEDQEDEGLEERDQVAEVIEEWDQERENQEEDADVREDHETEGQEEMDQETESQQEDVERREDQDEEAPASEDPTQSANAESSQEMANSKSAGASEDTIRSFQETMRERFKQRRAVLQAACAKNRGSLPVQARTARVEALFFVKKYNFLTCLSPKVGTTTWKTHLLRMWGYEANFKTPHKFNKFIGIGYNKSLRKTYRSSKGLTRVVTVRHPLSRLASAFRNKLGDGKAMVPPSHHIYDIFRMVLGHSNIKAFRWKANQATFLQFLNYVISETKSNSINPHWRPYLWTCRPCGMTYDYIVKLETFGDDLLYLATAAGIKEINTDLRKNQSPALEEKVTDFEEYFEDLPPQVLKDIYQIYKYDFLFFGYDVPEAMLKASQEDS from the exons ATGGTTGCCATCAGGACCGTCTTCTTCAagtttcttctcgtctccttcgtcCTGGTTGGGTCGTATTTACTCGTCTTCGCATCACCTAGAGTAATATCACACCTGACTCCATTCACAGAGAAGATGTCCTCTTCTCGTTGGAATCTCATCAGTGGTAGTGAAAGTGGTTCGAGGGAGAATGTTCTTAATGACTACTACAGAAACGATATTCAGTATAAAACGCCCAGTGAGAGCCAGTCCACGACCAATATGAGCAGCGACGCTCTCTTCGATCAGGCTTCAAGCGAGAACGAGGTCGAAGCCACGTCTCTCTTTACTGAAAATACTATCAGGCAGGACTCGGAGGCAGAGACCCGAGAGGTAGAGAGCCCTGAGGAAAGAGAccgagaggcagagagcgaagaggaaaagAACCAAGAGGTAGAAAGCTTAGAAGAGAGGAATCAAGAGGCATGGGGCGAGGAGGAATGGGaccaagatgaagatgaagagcaaGACAATCAAGAAGCAGAGAGCCCCGAAGAGAGGGGCAAAGTGGCacaggggaaagagaaatgggaccAAGAGCAAGATGCCGATGTGAGAGAGAACCAAGAGCAAGAGGACCAAGAGGATGAGGGCCTCGAAGAAAGGGATCAAGTGGCAGAGGTCATAGAGGAAtgggaccaagagagagagaatcaagaggaAGATGCCGATGTGAGAGAGGACCACGAGACCGAGGGCCAAGAGGAAATGGACCAAGAGACAGAGAGCCAACAGGAGGACGTCGAAAGAAGAGAGGACCAAGACGAAGAGGCTCCAGCCAGTGAAGACCCGACTCAATCCGCAAATGCAGAGTCCAGCCAGGAAATGGCAAACAGCAAGAGCGCAGGTGCTTCCGAAGACACCATCCGCAGCTTCCAAGAGACGATGAGAGAAAGATTCAAGCAAAGGCGAGCGGTGCTGCAGGCTGCATGTGCGAAGAACAGAGGTTCTTTGCCTGTCCAAGCACGCACGGCACGCGTGGAAGCTTTGTTCTTCGTGAAGAAGTACAATTTTCTTACGTGTTTATCACCCAAG GTCGGCACAACCACATGGAAGACGCATCTGCTGAGAATGTGGGGTTATGAAGCCAACTTCAAGACACCTCACAAGTTTAATAAATTCATTGGCATCGGATACAA CAAAAGCCTCCGGAAGACGTACAGATCCTCGAAGGGCCTGACGCGGGTAGTCACTGTCCGCCACCCGCTGTCCCGTCTCGCCTCCGCCTTCAGGAACAAGCTGGGCGACGGCAAGGCGATGGTTCCCCCGAGTCACCACAT ATATGATATCTTCAGGATGGTGCTCGGCCACTCCAATATCAAGGCGTTCAGATGGAAGGCGAACCAAGCCACCTTCCTGCAGTTCCTAAACTATGTCATTTCAGAAACG AAATCCAACTCGATTAACCCTCACTGGCGGCCATACCTATGGACGTGTCGCCCCTGTGGGATGACCTACGACTACATCGTCAAACTGGAGACCTTTGGCGACGACCTGCTGTACCTGGCCACCGCTGCGGGCATCAAGGAGATCAACACGGACCTGCGGAAGAACCAGTCGCCCGCCCTCGAGGAGAAGGTGACGGACTTCGAGGAGTACTTCGAGGACCTCCCTCCGCAAGTGTTGAAGGACATCTACCAGATCTACAAGTACGATTTCCTCTTCTTCGGATACGACGTCCCCGAGGCTATGCTGAAGGCCAGCCAGGAGGACTCGTAG